Below is a genomic region from Castanea sativa cultivar Marrone di Chiusa Pesio chromosome 2, ASM4071231v1.
ccttttttttccctttgcaatagtgatatatatatatatatatatatatatatatataatattttcaagaaagaaaaccaaagtgAAAAAGATAAGATAAGAAGGGGTCTATCCTAATTACAAGAGAAAATCCAAAGGGTAATGTTGTGGGCTAACATGTTGGCACCTTTAGGAGaaaaagtttttcttcaaattagtttggagaggAATCCTTCAATTTCTtcctatatctttttattgaatgtgaattttgaaatcaaaccgttaaattatatgtttttattatattttccatatttgcaaaatttcaagaatatcaaagattaatatctatattttcaaccaaatatttatatttttaattttctgtgatataaaattatgaataaaaaatatatttattgatcgaataataaaaacatttgtttgaacaaaatttgacatgcgtattaaaaatataaagaatatgcaaatccaacaattagattttcaaaattcacatcaaataaagatatatgagaaataaaattttattctaaaaaaaaagatatatgaaaaGTTTGAAAGGCTCCTCTCCAAATTAGTTTTGAGAGAAATCTTTTCCACCTCTTaaaggataaaaataaaattctatcattCAAAAGAATTTAATACAACTTGAAACTATTAAAGAAATTAGAAATGACAGAATTGCACATATTGCagccataaaaataaaaattaaagaaaagcaaaaaattaaattcatatattcaaaaatattttgttggttctatttcattaaataaattttttttttaaatatagagAGTTTTGATTTATGATATCGCCTCAgataatagttctttatcattaaacaaagacatcaattgatttttggtgtaagtgggAGTTGAATCTCAGATATTTTATTTAATCGTAAGAGAtgttactagttgagctaattgaaactcacctattaaatagttaaatataaGTAACTCCTCACAATAAAAATGGAAAGCAAAACcagtatgaattttttatttatttattttttgaggattgaaaacagaaaataatatGAAAGCTCTCGTGAAAATGTAAAATGCCAAAAAGGGAGACAATTTAAGACTCAAAAATAATTACTttcccttaaaaataaaataaaaaaagattttatacgGAAGTGCCATCACCACCATTGGTCTCCAGAGCGGATAAGGAGTCAAGTCCTCTCATTCCTTCATTTTAAACCGTGAcactcaaataaaaaagaccAACCACAGATTGCCACGTGAGCAACAAAAGTACTATTTTCAAAACGTGTCATTATATTACTAGGCAGTCTCCCAACCTAAAAAGACCGCGCGCAACAAGACATGATCCTACCGTTGCGAAAACAAAGGCGGGCATTTAAGCCTGAACAACAATCGACAACACAAAAAGTACAGAACAGAAGAAATGGCGGTGTGTaactcactctcactctcactctcactctcagttCTCTACGACAATTCGGTCCCAAAACTCAGCTCCAATCCTTCACAAACCAGAGCTAAGGTTTTGATGAAACTCAAAGCCATAGCTTCCACACCCACCAAATTGTACGGAAGAAACTCGGGCAGGAGTCGCAGCCCCACCAAGATAAACGCTGGACTATCTGCGATTGAGCCCGATCTTAACGAAGACCCAGTTGACCGTTGGCGCACCAACGGCGTTGACCCTGTACCATCTCCTTCAACCACCTCTCTCTTTATctttctctgtgtgtgtgtgtgtgattctttctgatgttttttttttttttttttttgggagtttaTATAGGAGGATTTTGAGTATGGGATATATGATGGGCACCACACGTACAACGAAGCCGACGAAATAAAAGGTATGTCTTTGGTTTATTTGTTTGTAGGAGCTGAAATTTCAATGTTGAATATGCGATTGGGTCTTTTGGGTCATTACAATTTTTATGTTAGAAAGTTCTTGAAGTGCTAATTTCATGTGGGTGTGGAATTAAAACCTCCAATTTTCATTGATATAAGGTGTTTTTGGGGTTATTGGAAATTGGGCCCCGATGAGGGGTGGTGTTTGTTAAGGTTTAAAAACACTTGTATTGATGATATATTTAATGTGCTAAGCATCTGATAAATTCCTGTCCAATTTTGGccttagaggaaaaaaataaaaaaggaaagcagTTTCAAAATAGTTTGAAGAATGTAAGGGTAAGTGTAAGTGTATTGTTTGTGGATGACTAGTATTAATTATGTCTTTCATGCACGTATTTGCACGCTTATGTGCACTAATCAACCAAGAGAAGTGTCTAAGTCCAccacactttcacaacaaattcaaagtagtaagttgttattgattataatttaaacctactactgaaattacttttttacccaccaGTAACggctaataacaacttaccacttatgatttgttttgaaaatattgtagatataaGCACATAGCATTTCTCAATCAACTAATGCTTGTGCTTTTGTTTAGAATATAAAAGTAGTACATTAACAATGCATTCTTACAAATATTATGAATGTGGAATTGCCCTCTTTTTCATTCTTACAAAGTAGTACATCAACTAATGCCTTTCATGTGTATACTATCAGAACATTGTGTTGAACTGTCTTTTGTTGTCGATGAAGCTCTTTCAATATGGATTTATTATAACTTTATCTGTAATTGGGAGAGTGGGGTAGTAGATGAAGAAAGTGTTCAAGCTCTTAGGAGACTTGAACCCAAACTACAGTTCCAACAGCATTTCACAATATTGGTCCCAAATGAAATATTCATATCAGTGTTACTGTAGCCAAACCATTGATTTATCATACTAAGTTGTAGGACTTATATTTAAAAGGAGAATTTGGCCAGTTTGTTAGTGAAAAtagctcatttttttttcttaagaataaaattcttgtgtttttggttttgggggCCACTTAGCTTATTAACTTTTACTGGAATCTTCCACTCAGGAACTTTTTGGGGAGCAATAGCAGATGATATTGAAGCAGTAGGAACTCCTACAGGTTTTCAGGGTAAAAATGAGTACCAATGATCATCGACAATTTACCAACTTAAATTCATGATACTAAAGATATTCTGTGTTGATTTCTTGGCAGGGTTTATTTCATGGCTCTTCCTCCCAGCAATTGCTGCTGGGATGTTCTTCCAAGTTCCGGTAAAACAAACCCAGatttaacatatataaaatttgagatCCTTAGATCCACTGTTATTGTACTTTGAAAAGACCAAAATGGTCTTAGTTTGTCATGATTTCATAGATCATTCTCTCATTGCTTGTCTTTCAGATGGTGTACTTGTTCATCGGAGCTGGTATTTTTACAACTGTATTTACCATTATTGAGATGGATAAGCCTGATAAGCCTCACAACTTTGAACCTCAAATATACAATATGGAGAGAAAAGCTCGTGACAAGTTGATAGCAGACTACAATACCATGAGCATATGGGACTTTAATGCAAAATATGAGGACGTCTGGGATTTCACTGTAGAAAAAAATGACATACTAGAGAGATAATTTTTCCTTAGCATATTGCTTTGTTATGAGAATTGAtaaccaacattttttttttgttttttgaggaACAATTGATAACCAACATAAGTATAAAAGGTATAGttctattttctatttcctGGTTTTTCAGTATCTTTAATCATACTTTATGCATGTTCcattttgttatgtttatgCAGCGCATGAAATCCGTCAAAGTAATTGTTATTCTAGAAGCAAGCACTAACACTTAGATGATATATGATTGCTTCGCAGCAAATTTGGCCATTCTTTCTTgctttgatttgttttatgCTGAATGTCTAGTATTGATTGTAAAACTCTTTCCTTAGTTGGTACTGGGCTTTGTTTAGTCACACTGGTGAAATCATCTTCAAATTTCAAAGGACACACATTCAGCTAATACTGTACTTTATGGTGAATTATGCATTGAATATCTAATAGTTGTAACATATAATTTGTTGACAGGACCAACTATAACTATTTTGGATAACTTTGGTGAGTttacaaccccccccccccccccaccgaaataaaaaaacaatttggaaTAAAGCAAGTCCCTGCTGTTGGCCTTTATTAAGTCTTGAATATATAATCCAGTCATTAGAGCCCAAATATCACTTTAAATCATTCTTTGAGTTGTTTGCTTAAACCATACACCACCACCTGATTTCTCATTTCTGTTCTAAAGGGAACTTGATAGTGATGAAAAACAAAgacgggaaaaaaaaaagagagaggatgaAGAAATCTGATGCAGAATAATGAATTGCAAAGATTTTAATGTTCCATTCATTTTGCTCTGTAAAAGATCTGATGTTTATACACAAGGCTGAGGTTAACAGCTCTAACTTCCTACAATCTGTTGTAACTACTCATAGCAGAAGAATACAAACTTAACAGAACATAACTAATTGACTTCATTTACTGTTAATAAGTATGACTTGTCATTTAGCCTTCAAAATTGTAATACAACCGGCAGCGTAACTCAAGTGCTTTATGTCTCTTCTCTATACGACATGCATACCAACCGATTTCATTTACACGGCTTGTCATTTGTGAATTATGACATATAGTTTCAGCAGCTCAGTCTTTTACAACTTGTAGTTCATCAGTCTGcttaaaagattttttatttaaattttccctagtaaaaaattttggtttcttCTGGGTACTTAATGTTCAATTGTTCATCAAAGCATCTTATTGCATCTGGTTGCTACCTAGGAGGTTGAGAGTGGGTGCATGTGCATCAGTCTCAAGGAGGCCCAGTTTGGCAGTAGCAACCATCCTTGTGAATTATGATGGTCTTATCAAACaaatcaccccccccccccttcccaaaaaattataattaaaaaaaaaaaacaaagaaaagatgcaaatgagttttttggttttcatatttttattatcaagatTTGCATTTCTCACCTACATCATCAACTCTAATTGTCATAATGTCCTTGCagttagttttgaatgattgcTGTGTGTTAAGGGTATCCACACTAGTCCAAAACCTTGTCCAGTTGCCACCAACCTTTGAGCCCTCAATTAGCATCTATTCACAATCTGACCATCATATTGGACAATCTTGGTTTCCATCCTTCAGGTAGAGAAGCCCAATAGTGGCTACTACCAATAAGGTTTGATATTTATCTCAGGGTAGCCTGCTGCTCAAAGACTTCTTCAGTGAGTCAGAATTGCTACTGTAGATGTGATTCCTCACACTACTGTGACATCCACTAGCACCCCATGCTAATGCGTTAGACACGCGATGCTTAGCTTGTGTAAACTGACACAATTTGGTCCCAATTATGGGTGTCAAAACATGGCataaatatggttttttttttttttttttccctttagttCAGAACTCGTATGTGTCAATATGGTTGAAATTGTCTTTTTGTCTCCTCTCTTCTTAAAATCAGTTTCTGAAGCTGTGATTCTATGCAATACTATGTTAGATCTTCATTTATATGGGTTActtattgtaaagttgtgatttacaactatgtttaaTATTGGTTTTATTCCataacaaaaagtgttgtaattgctttaattttgtttattgtattttgtgggattttattgcattgagtttagtattaagttggtgaagaatcgagcatgaaATGAAGAATAATGTAGTTTTGCGACTAGCTCGCAAGAAGTTCGTGAAAAGAGTAACTCGCGAAAAggccatgtgagaagcacatgctggaaacTAAAGAGTCAAGTGTCAGGCTTCATTTCGTGAGTACTTTGCAAGACAGGTCATCTCGCAAGGTATCCGCAAAACTCTCTGCTTGAAGGATTTTAAGGGTGACTTTCTTACCTTTTacctatactatatatacccttattacccacaaaagtaagaTAGactattcagagagaaaaaccatatataggttttctacaacacaacacacttatcttttagagagagctattcatccttagtgagaaatcattgtagagAGTaaagagtgtagagagtgttttggagtttgggaacttttggagatttgccaaaagaagttggtgaggcttggcggatgcaattggacgtattgcgggatccgaaaagctagagaagacatgactccgaaAAGTCtattggtagcaggagcttgaagggctcaaatacatttggtagactaggcttgaaggctcttttgttatttgtatacttcaattttattctctagtggatcgatttcaaCTTGGAGGGTTgtagagaggtttttcaccgaatTTTTCggtttcttcttcgataacacgtcttggtgttattttgtgtttgcatctctcttcccttactcttatgttttacatttattgtttgttattcatgtttatgcactagagtagatCCGGCGATTGCGCCTCATTTACTTTTGTTCTGCACTtaaataagttagagtaaaaacaattaagccgtaatttaaaattaggCATCTAAACAAGTTCGTGTGTTTTAGcgcaaatccgagctttcactTATGTACTTGCATAAGTATGTGTTGggggttgaaacttgaaagtgttATATGGGTGATGGTGATGTCTACTGCTGAGGTGGCACTTAGCAGCAATGGTGTAATTGGAGAACACTGGGGCTAGCttttaagagcatccacaatgAATGTGGCAAATGGCAAATGGAGCCcttctttgcaattttttttacaattcagcCCAAAGGTCCAGCTCCATTGAATGTTGTAGTTtgcaacaattgtaaaaaaatatacaattgagctacagcaccatcttaaatgtaagatggtactgtagctaatgggataaaaaaaaaaaaattttaattctctctctctccacttttACCCCGGgagtttctctctccttatctttatttctcttcttttctttctcttccttctctctttctcatctgctCTCTCACTGTTCAGACTCAAGAACCCCGTGGGTTTGCTCAACGGTGGAAGCGCATGGCTCCGATGGGTTGGCGGATGGCTCTGATGGTTTGAATCGGAGCTCCGATCGGCGTGGTATAactttttgttgtgggtttctGGTATGATTTTTGGAggtgtgggtttttgttgtgggtttctGGTATGAATCGGACCTCCAGATCGGCgtgtgggtttttgttgtgggtttctGGTATGATTTTTGGAGgtgtgggtttttgtttatgggtttttggtATGAATCAGACCTCCAGATCAGCgtgtgggtttttgttgtgggtttctGGTATAAATTGGAGCTCGAGATCGGCGTGGGTTTCTTTggaggtggtgggttttttttttttttttttttttcaatttctccgATTGGATGATGGAGGAGTTGTGTGGAAGAGGACTCTGGAAGGTCGGTGTTGTGGTGGCTGTGCCGTTGATCGGGGTGATTTTTTAGCTTCGCCGACCTGGGTTGATATGAATGATGGAGGAGGAGTGGAAGATCGGCGTTTGTGGTGGCTGTGCCGTTGATcggggtgattttttttttttttttttttttttcaagtttcgCCGATCTGTAGTTGTATGGAGGAGTCTGAAAGAGAAGGGGTGAAAAGTTCAGTGGGGGGGATaggtttgagaaaaaaaaaagggaaaaaatattttattgtaaagatatattattttaatgtgtagaatagaaaaataaaagttttgatgttggGGTATTggaaaatggtatggtataattgataaagtagttttttagatggtaaaataggatagaattagaaaaaatgaatgtgaatgctctaagtgaTGGTTGTGGCATTGCATTTTTTTCACTTCCTAACTGGCCAAAGCCTTTTcttctctcatatatatatattgggatGCTTGGGGGTGAGGGGGTTATCATTACGCTTTGCTGGATTTACCAGTTACAGTTCATTATGTAATACGGACTGTTACCTATAAGTTGATTAGCTTTATGAGGAGGGCGAGCCTTTATGATGCTCTAAGCTGGCTTGCCAATTATCACTTTACAAACCAATAGATTGCAATAATATTTGCTATGGATTTTCATTTAATGTCCAttgttttgtgttgtttatTAAAAAGCTTCAGCACATTATGTTTGTGCCTTGAGTAGCAGGGTGGTGAAAGAGCAAGCAATTTGCAACACACGTTCTCATgattgatatcatttttttggGTCTCCTGAAGCTTGTCTCAATCAACATGCCTGAATTTTTAACCCCCATGGAACATATATAGTTGGTTTTAGAAAGATACAGGTTTTTGCCCAGTTTCACGGTATTTGTTGGGTGCACTGCACCTTGAGTCCAGCCCACTTGTAATAGACATGCTAATTTAATGAGCTTGTCTTTaatgtttttatcttttcttcatCATGTACAAAAGTCATCATCAGTTATTGGAGTTGGTTGGCTTAGGCGTGTTGGACGCGTTgtggagaaaaagaagaaaagaggggTTGATGCATTAAGGCTATTCGGCCTAAGGGAGAGCTGAAGAAAGAGTTTTTGGTTGAAGCAAAGTTATGGTAAGTGGCTTGCATTTATTGTGACTTGATGTGAAGAGTgtgaaagggagaaaagaaggaaaagatgaGGAGATAAAAGGAGAGGCCATTCGGCCATTTGAAGAGGTGAAGAAAAGAAGTGAAGTCCTAAAGTGTGAGTACTGGTGCAGTCTTGAAGAACTGCATGGGTGAGATCaagcaaaagagaagagaaaaatatagaggataagagaaaattgtgagagatatatagtgagaaagagagtagtgagtaaaaagaaaaagagagtttttttttttttttttcaagttgtaTCTCTAAGTATTGTAATTTCTATTTAATATAGTAAAATTCGGAGTTTGTCCCATGGTTTTTCCTTCAAGGAGAAAAAGTTTTCACGTAAATCTTTGTGTTCTTGTATGGTTATGTTTCCGCTGTGCTTGCCGAAATTTATTCATagttatatagaatttttcccaACAGTATTCTACTTCATCCCTCGACCCTCGTCAAGAGATTACATAATTTGTATCATGATTGAAGAGGTTGTGATATGAAAAAAGAACACTGGAGCCTTCTACTTGTGGGTGAGTCTTAGATGATAATTGATATGGGAAAAATATTGCAAAGGATTGTAGGAAAGTTATATGTCCTGCAACATCAAAAGATTCTTTTAATCTAGTTCTTTCACTGTAGAGAAGACAGAGTAAACCACATACAAGGTCatacaaattaattatcaaatcCAAGTTAAACCTTAAAACACAAGTGCAATTAAAATAGTGAAAATTAAAGGTACTGAGCAGTTCTAGAGAACTGCAATCAAGCTGCTGTAACTATTAATAGAACTTGGAGATGCAGCTTTCATGAGTGGAAGACATTTTAGGAACCAGCATAGTCGAGATAAGATATGTTAAATAATTTGGCAGTGCCAAAAAGTCACGATGTTTGGACAACTTTGTTTAGAATATTCACCTTCTTATTATTACTTATATCAAATGCGTAATTacccaattttaaaatatcttgCGTGATCTCTATTCACCCTTTGCATTCTAGAAGCTTGACTTTGTGCGTTTTTGCCCGTGTGTGCAGCATTCCTCATTTTCCTGTAAAAGCTTTTACCTTGACTAAAATGTGAAATGTCAGATAACCGAGTATGGTTCTTCAAAATGTAGagtcaaaaaaatttaagaaagtaTGGTTCTTCAAAATGTTATGGCGTGATGAATTCAAGAGTTATTAATGAATCTGGTGGCTGCCTTTGTCCGGTAAGATTCAGAAAATGCTTACTCTACTCATCCTGAGAAAACTGCATGGCACATGAACAATGAtggctctaggaattttgttCAGGATGTTCTTTAgaaagcataaattacacaatcttatttctttttagcctttcggtaattaggtttgattcaatgttattaattaattCCGTTATAGCCGAAACGGCCAGAAAATACCGTGCCGGTAAACAAACCGAAAATAGTAACCCACTCTATTCCACTTTGGAAAAAATTTCAGGTCATTCCGGTCTAGTTCGGATGTTTGGGGGTGTTTTGGTAAATACCGGCTGGCCGGCATGaagtttgtgcttaaaaaaaaagttgttcttaaaaccaaaacaaatttgtattttgtaaaccaaaaaaccttaaaaggaaaaaaatgaaaagaaatgaaatgaacaaaggtacctgtatagctaaaaaaaattgtattgagaaatttgagactCAAAACTTGAGAAGAGACACTACCGCACTGGTACTGgtaaaaaacacaaaagttATGAATAAGGAGGAAGGCAAAATGTTGATGTAAAAATgctggtttaaaaaaaaaaatgtaaagtatAGATGAAGATGTGATAAAATCTGAAAGTATGAAGTGTAAAAATTGAGGAGACAAAAGACGTGTGTGGTTaagaataaacaagaaaaaataattaaaaatgagaagtgAGTGATATATGTCTGGTGAcgaaaaataatattgtaataaaaaataataaaaagttgaaaattgtgttgtaCTGGGCAGTGTGCTTAGTAGAAGGAATTAAGCTACTGCCCTGtagtagttttattataatttttttttccagattttagttcttttttttttagtttttttttttacttgaaagatctcaatatattgttaagttgttcaaattatgaaccaaaatttaattttattggcataaaaaaattcaagataatctcaaaatcttttttaaagataaataaatataaaattttaaattattatacataattttttttttttatagatcaAGGTGGTCCTGGAACCACTACCCATAAGGCGGCGCCGTCACAATTGTGGAGTAGAAATGGGTGGGTCATGTGGAGTATTAATGGATGTTATTCATGCATAGGAGTGGcctaataaacaaaaaagtaacTTGTGAGAC
It encodes:
- the LOC142624029 gene encoding photosynthetic NDH subunit of subcomplex B 5, chloroplastic, giving the protein MAVCNSLSLSLSLSVLYDNSVPKLSSNPSQTRAKVLMKLKAIASTPTKLYGRNSGRSRSPTKINAGLSAIEPDLNEDPVDRWRTNGVDPEDFEYGIYDGHHTYNEADEIKGTFWGAIADDIEAVGTPTGFQGFISWLFLPAIAAGMFFQVPMVYLFIGAGIFTTVFTIIEMDKPDKPHNFEPQIYNMERKARDKLIADYNTMSIWDFNAKYEDVWDFTVEKNDILER